The window CCAGCACTTGCCACAACATTACCGACGATAAACGGCGATGGCTTTTTAATGCTCGATTTAGGAGCAAATGCAGAGGCAAAGCCTGAAAATTTATTACAATATGCAATCATGGGCGACATTTATGTGAAAAAAGTACGTGCTCAAAAATCGCCACGTGTAGGGTTATTGAACATCGGTACTGAAGAAAAAAAAGGAAATGATTTAACAAAATCCGCGTTTACACTGCTAAACGAAGCCAATTTCAATTTTGAAGGCAATGTGGAAGCACGTGAATTATTAAATGGGGTAGCGGATGTTGTTGTAACGGATGGCTTTACAGGAAATATGGTGCTTAAAAGTATTGAAGGGACAGCAGGAACGATTTTCAAAATGTTAAAGGATTCGTTTATGTCTTCTACAAAATCAAAGCTAGCCGCTGTTTTAGTTAAAAATGACTTAAAACAACTAAAAGATAAAATGGATTATACCGAGTATGGTGGTGCTGCATTATTTGGCCTGAAGTCACCAGTCATTAAAGCGCACGGTTCATCTAATCCAAAGGCAATTTACAGTGCGATTCGTCAAGCGCATATTATGGTAGAGCATAATGTATGTGAAACCATTGCTGAAACGATTGCACAAATGCCAATAACAGAGTAATTTCTATTCACAAAGGGGAACTTATAATGACAAAAATTGCTTTTATTTTTCCGGGGCAAGGTTCGCAAACAGTAGGGATGGGAGCGGGCTTTGTTGCTAGTAACGAAAAAAGTAAGGGATTTTATGAGCGTGCGGATGAAGTGTTAGGTTTTGCGTTAACGGATTATATGTTAAATGGTCCGCAAGAAAAACTGACATTAACGTATCATGCTCAGCCTGCTTTATTAACAACAGGTGTAATGATTGCACAACAATTACAAGATGCAGGGATTACACCGGATTTTACAGCGGGGCATTCACTAGGGGAGTATAGTGCGTTTGTTGTCTCGAACGTATTAACGTTTGAAGACGCGGTAACGACAGTTCATAGACGGGGTGTATTTATGGACGAGGCGGTACCTGCCGGACAAGGAGCGATGGCTGCGATTTTAGCGTTAGACGGTGAAACGTTAGCGGCTGTTTGTCAAGAAGTGTCTGATGCAGGAGAAGTAGTGCAAGTAGCTAACTTCAACTGTCCTGGTCAAATTGTGATTTCAGGGACGAAACAAGGTGTCGATATGGCATGTGTAAAAGCGAAAGAAGCGGGTGCAAAACGAGCGCTACCGTTAGTTGTGAGCGGTCCATTCCATTCGTCATTAATGCAACTGGCGGCGGATAAATTGGCGGCGGTTGTAGAGGAACTTTCATTAAATGAACCTCAAATACCGGTTGTCAGTAATGTGACATCACAAATTTTAACAGATGTAGAACAGATCAAGCGTGAAATGGTTGACCAAGTAACGAATTCTGTTCAATGGGAAAAAAATATTGAAAAGCTTATCGCAGATGGTGTTACGGTATTCATCGAATGTGGTCCAGGTAAAGTATTATCTGGTTTAGTGAAAAAAATTGATCGAAGTGTGCAAACATATTGTGTCTATGACGAGGAGAGCTTAGCGCAAGTTGTTGAAGCATCAAAGGAGTGGACACAATGGGTTTAACTGGGAAATGTGCAGTTGTAACAGGTGCCTCACGCGGTATTGGACGTGCAATAGCACTCGAACTAGCAAGTCAAGGGGCTCAAGTTGTAGTAAACTATAGTGGGAGTGCACAGCAAGCTCAAAACGTTGTTGAAGAAATTCAAGCACTTGGTGGGCAAGCCATTGCCGTACAGGCAAATGTTGCGGATACGGATTCTGTCCAACAATTAATGAAAACAGCAATGGACACTTTCGGCTCAATTGATATATTAGTCAATAACGCGGGCATTACACGCGACAACTTATTAATGCGTATGAAAGATGACGAGTGGGATGATGTCATCAATACGAATTTAAAAGGTGTATTTTTATGTACGAAAGCAGTAACACGTCAAATGATGAAACAACGTGCAGGCCGCATTATTAATATTTCTTCAATTGTAGGTGTTGCAGGAAATCCTGGTCAGGCAAACTATGTCGCGGCAAAAGCAGGCGTTATTGGATTAACAAAAACAACGGCACAGGAACTAGCGAGTCGCAATATTTTAGTCAATGCAGTTGCGCCAGGCTTTATTACAACAGAAATGACGGATGGGCTACCAGCGGATTTAAAGGATGCTATGCTCAAGCAAATTCCGTTAGCAAAATTAGGGCAGCCAGAAGATATCGCAAAAGCAGTGGCGTTTTTTGCCTCAAATAATGCGAACTATATTACCGGACAAACGTTACATATTGATGGCGGTATGGTCATGGTATAAAAACGGTACTACCTACACAATCTTTGAGGGGAGGTGACTGATTTGTCTACAGTAGTTGAACGTGTTTCAAAAGTAATCGTTGACCGCCTAGGCGTTGATGAGAGCGAAGTAAAAGCTGAAGCATCATTCCGTGATGACTTAGGTGCAGATTCATTAGATGTTGTTGAGCTAGTAATGGAACTTGAAGATGAGTTCGATATGGAAATTTCTGATGAGGATGCAGAGAAAATTGCTACAGTTGGAGATGCAATTTCTTACATTGAGAAAAAAATTAGCTAATTCCATATAGAGGCATGCTATCGCAAATTTATTTTTGTGATAGGTGCCTCTTTTTGGTTGTTATAAAGGAAATTATGTATGTGGAATTGCAGGTGAAAGGTATGTATCCTGTTAAATGTGGACGCAATTATGCCGAGGTGTAATCTATCGTTAATTTTTTGACTGAATACCTTTGCACATTGCTATGGAACAAGGTAAACTAAACGATAGAAACTAGAAGGAAGGCAGAAAAGTCTATGATGCAAAGAAGAAAAGGGAATAGTCTAAAAGCAGGTGTACTCCCTGAAAAAGTAAGAAATCAATTTCAAGTTATACAAGAGGAACTGAATATCCATTTCCAAAACACATCTTTATTACACCAAGCCTTTACACATTCATCTTATGTGAATGAGCATCGCCGAAAGTTATTTACTGACAACGAACGCTTAGAGTTTTTAGGGGACGCCGTTTTAGAGTTATCTGTGTCGAAATATTTATTTGAAAAATTCCCGCATATGAGTGAAGGAGAATTGACAAAACTACGTGCTTCAATTGTTTGCGAGCCGTCGTTAGTCATTTTTGCCAATGAATTAAACTTCGGGCATTTTGTCCTTTTAGGTAAAGGGGAAGAGTTAACGGGAGGTCGTGAACGTCCAGCATTATTAGCGGATGTTTTTGAATCCTTCGTAGGTGCCCTTTATTTAGACCAAGGTTTAACGGCAGTTGTCGAGTTTTTAGAGCGAATCGTATATCCTAAAGTAGAAATCGGTGCTTTTTCGCATGTGATGGATTTTAAAAGTCAATTACAAGAAATTATCCAACAAACGAATAATGGCTTATTGCATTATGAAATTGTGGATGAAAAAGGTCCGGCACATAATCGAACATTCGTATCTCGCGTGTTATTAAATGACCAAGAGCTGGGCATTGGAAGAGGGAAATCAAAGAAAGAGGCTGAACAGCAGGCCGCGCAAAGTGCCATGCAAATGTTAAAGCAGTCAAAGCAAGAGGGGGAATAAAATGTTCCTTAAACGACTTGAAGTAGTAGGCTTCAAATCATTCGCAGAAAGAGTTGGAATTGACTTCGTACCAGGGGTTACGGCGGTAGTTGGGCCGAATGGTAGTGGGAAAAGTAATGTCACGGATGCCATTCGCTGGGTATTAGGCGAGCAGTCAGCCAAATCGTTACGTGGCGCAAAGATGGAAGATGTCATTTTTGCAGGTAGTGAATCGCGTAAACCGTTAAATTTTGCTGAAGTGACATTAGTATTAGACAATGCAGATGAACGAATTGCCATTCCATATACAGAAATTAGTGTGACAAGACGCGTGTATCGTTCGGGTGATAGTGAATACTTGTTGAATAATCAGCAATGTCGCTTAAAGGATATTACGGATCTGTTTATGGATTCCGGACTGGGGAAAGAAGCGTTTTCAATTATTTCTCAAGGACGTGTCGATGAAATTTTAAACAGCCGTCCAGACGACCGACGAAGTATTTTCGAAGAGGCTGCCGGTGTTTTGAAATATAAATTACGCAAGAAAAAAGCAGAGCATAAGCTTGTTGAAACAGATGAAAACTTAAATCGCGTACTCGATATTTTACACGAAATCGAGGTTCGTCTTGAGCCTTTGAAAATCCAAGCATCCAGTGCGAAAGATTATGTTCGAATGACAACGGAACTAAAAGACTTTGATATTTCGCTCATGGTCCACGATTTATTAGCGCATGAAAAAACATTAAAAGTATTCGTTGAAGAACATCAAACGTTGTCTACTACGGAAAAAAAGCATGCGACAAATATTGTGGCATTAGAAGAAGTTATAAACAAAATCCGTACAGAATTAAAAACAATTGATGATATTCTTGATGCTTCACAAGAACAGCTTGTCGAGGCAAGCTCGGAAGTAGAGCGTTGGGAAGGGCGAAAAGCGTTAGTTAATGAAAAACGCTCTAATGCTGAAAAACAAATTCAACAATTGCGTGGGAATTGGACGGAAGCGAAGCATGCTGTAACAGACTTGGAGCTAAATGAGCAAGAAAAGCGCCAGCAGTTTACTGAAAAAAAGGAAGCTGTGCAACAAATTCGTTCTGCCTTAAAGCAACTTGAACAAGCGTTAACACGTAGCGCTACAGAAATCGAAGAAGAGATTGAAGAAGCAAAAAATACGTATATTAACTTATTAAATGAAGAAGCAACGGTAAAAAATGAACTGAAAAATATTGAACAACAGCTTACGCAAGAGCAAGAATCTGTTGAACGTATGTCAGGTCGTTCTACAGTAATGCAAAAGGACTTAGATCAGGCATTAATTTTAAGAGACGTAACATTGAAAACGTTAGCGCAAGTAGAGGGAACGATAAAAGAGCAGCTAGGTCGTTATGACATCGCACAAATTCAATTTAAAACTGTAACTGCGGATTTAGATGATAAGCAGGCACTTCTTTATAAAGCCTATCAGCATCATCAACAGCTAAAAGCACGAAAAGAAACATTAGCAGAGCTAGAAGCTGATTTCTCAGGTTTCTTCCACGGTGTTAAGGAAGTGTTATTAGCACGTGATCGCGCACAGTTACAAGGGATTGAAGGCGCGGTAGCTGAACTGATTCAAGTGAATGCATCGTACTCACAAGCGATTGAAACAGCATTAGGCGCGGCTTCTCAGCATATAGTTACAGAAACAGAACAACATGCGCAAAAAGCGATTGGTTGGTTAAAGCAAAAACGTGCGGGTCGTGCAACATTTTTACCAAAAACGGTTATGCGTTCTCGAAAATTAATGCCACAACAGCTAATGGGTGTACAAGATCACCCCGCATTTATTTCGCTTGCCTATGAATTAGTTAATTTTGAAGAAGAAAACCGTGCGATTGTTGAAAATTTACTTGGAAATGTCCTTGTTGCGAAAAATTTAGAAGGAGCGAGTCAAATTGCCCGTCTATGCGGTTTTAAATACCGTATTGTGACACTTGAAGGAGATATTGTAAATGCGGGAGGATCTTTAACTGGTGGTGCGGTAAAACAACAAAGTTCATTATTTTCACGAAAAGCTGAGCTGGATAAGTTAACCGAAACATTAGCTGAGATGAATTCGACAATTTCAATTGCAGAGCAAACGGTCGCTACGAAAAAAGCTGAGATTGTACAATTACGTCATGATTTAGATGAGATGAAGCTGCAAGGTGACTCGATGCGTGAACAGGAGCAAATTCATCGCGCGAAATTATTAGAGCTAGAAATGACGGTTAAAAATTTACAATCAACGGTTTCCATTACGCAATCGGAGCAATCGACGCTATCATCGCGTAAAGAAGTATTATACGAGCAAAAAGAACGTGCGCAAAAACGCCTTGCTGAGTTAAAGGTAGAATTACAAACTGTGCAACAAAACGTAGATGAATTAACACTTGCTAAAACGCAAAGTGAAACACAAAAAGACGTTTTAAGAGAACAGCTTGCACAGCAACGTTCAGCGCTTGCAGTTGCACAAGAACAGTTAACACAAGTTCAAGTTTCAATCGCTAGTATTGAACTGAATTTAACGAAGGCCCAAGCATTGGTCGAGAAGATTTCCCAGGAAATTGCGTGGATTGAATCGGACGATGGATTAAGTGGTCCTTCACCAGAAGAATTGGAACAAACAATTGTCGAGTGGACGAATAAAAAGAACGTGCTCAATGAAACGATTCAACAAAAGCGAGAATCTCGAACAGCGCTTCATGAGCAAGTAACAGAAACAGAGACACAATTGCAAGAAGTGCAACGTGTACATAAAAGCTTTGTGGATGCGTTACGGTCGTTAGAACTAAAACGAAGTCGTGTTGAATTTGAAATAACAAATTTGCAACAACAATTATTAGAACAATATGATTTAGATAGTATTTCTGCGCAAGATGAAGCGATTGAAATCGTAGAAGAAGAACAAGTTCGCCGGAAGGTAAAGCTATTAAAGCAATCGATTGAAGAGCTTGGTCCCGTTAATTTATCCGCGATGGATGAATTCGAACGGGTACAAGAGCGCTATGTTTTCTTAAGCGAGCAACGTGAAGATTTAGTCGCTGCGCAAGAAACCTTGCATCAAGCGATTAGTGAAATGGACCATGAAATGACGGATCGATTTAATGAAACATTCAAATTGATTCGGAAGCAATTTGCAATTTCATTCCGCGAATTATTTGGTGGTGGTACGGCGGATTTAGTATTGCTTGAGCCGGACAACTTACTAGAAACGGGTATTGAAATTATTGCTCAACCACCGGGGAAAAACTTGCAAAGCTTGAGCCTATTATCGGGTGGAGAGCGTGCATTAACTGCGATTGCACTATTATTTGCCATTTTAAATACGCGTCCCGTTCCGTTCTGTATTTTAGACGAGGTAGAGGCCGCTTTAGATGAATCAAACGTAGCGCGCTACAGTAGTTATTTACGGAAATTTAGTGAACACACACAATTTATCGTTATTACGCACCGTAAAGGAACGATGGAAGGTGCCGATGTACTTTATGGGATTACAATGCAAGAATCGGGTGTCTCGAAGCTTGTATCGGTAAAACTGGAAGAAGAAGCGGATATAGTAAGTCAAGGGAGTGTTAAAAAATGAGTTTTTTTAAACGACTGAAAGAGAAATTAATAGGTGGTGGCGAAGAAAAAGAGTCATTAGACCAATTAGACCAAACTCAACCGGATACCGATAATTCACAGTTGCAATTAACGGAAAAGGAAGAAATGGATACGCCTGTTGAAGAACATAAGCTGGAAGAGGAAGCCGTTATACAAGCTGAGCTTCCAGAAAAACGTGAAGAAATTTCGAAACCAGAAGTTATGGAAGTAGAGCAACATGAAATCGTAGTCAATGAAGAGGTCGTTGAAGAAGAGGAACAACCTTCTGCTTGGTCGATTACACAAAAGTTTAAAGCGGGACTTGAAAAAACGCGTCATTCATTTACATCTAAAGTAAACGATTTAGTCGCTCGTTACCGTAAAGTGGATGAAGATTTCTTTGAAGAACTAGAAGATGTTTTATTACAAGCGGACGTAGGCTTTGAAACGGTAATGGAATTAATGGATAAATTACGTTTTGAAGTACAACGAAAAAACATAAAAGATACAAAGGGTATTCAAGCGTTAATTTCTGAAAAATTAGTAGAAATTTATGAATCAGGTGGCGAAAATCTAACTGAAATAGCAATGCAACCTAAAGGTGAATTGACGGTTATTTTATTTGTAGGGGTAAATGGTGTTGGTAAAACGACAACAATTGGAAAACTAGCACATCGTTTGAAATCGGAAGGTAATACAGTTGTGCTTGCTGCAGGTGATACGTTCCGTGCTGGAGCGATTGACCAATTACAAGTTTGGGGAGAGCGTGTTGGTTGTGAAGTAATCGCGCAATCAGAAGGATCCGATCCGGCGGCTGTCATGTATGATGCAATTCATGCGGCGAAATCACGCAATGCCGATGTTTTAATTTGTGATACAGCTGGTCGTTTACAAAATAAAGTGAACTTAATGAATGAGCTTGAAAAAGTGCATCGTGTCATTTCACGTGAAATTCCGAATGCACCACATGAAGTTTTATTAGCATTAGATGCAACAACTGGTCAAAATGCATTGGTACAAGCTCAAACATTTAAAGAAGTAACAAATGTAACGGGAATTGTATTAACGAAGCTTGATGGTACAGCAAAAGGTGGTATTGTGTTAGCAATTCGCAATAAGCTACACATTCCAGTGAAGTTTGTCGGTCTTGGTGAAAAAATGGATGACTTACAACCATTCGATGCAGAGCGCTATGTTTATGGCTTATTTGCAGAAGGTCTAGAAAAAGAACTAAATGAAGTAGAAAACGACTAAAATAAACACGTATTAAAACCCACCATTTTCATATTATTGGAAGTGGTGGGTTTTTACTGTTTAAGGAGATTGTATACAAATAATTATTGTTTAAAGACAAGGGAATTGCCTTGACAGTAAACCTTTTCAGGATTATGATAAGATGGACTAATTATGATTGGAGAGATAAAGATGCTGCTTGAAAAAACAACACGCATGAACTTTCTCTTCGACTTTTATCAAGCATTATTGACAGAAAAACAGCGAAGCTACATGGAACTATATTATTTAGATGATCACTCATTAGGTGAAATTGCTGAAAGTTATAGCATTTCTCGACAAGCTGTTTACGATAATATTCGCCGTACTGAGGCGATGCTTGAAGAATATGAAGATAAATTAAGGCTATTTGAAAAATTCCAACAACGTCAGCAAGTGTTAAAACAGATGACGGATGCGATAAAGGATGGTTCATCTACGGTAGATGAACAACTCGCATTAGTTGAACAATTGAAGGAATCGGATTAGGAGGCGAACAAAGTGGCTTTTGAAGGTTTAGCAGAACGACTCCAAGGTACGATCCAAAAGATTAAAGGTAAAGGGAAAGTTACGGAACAAGACGTTAAAGAAATGATGCGTGAAGTCCGATTTGCCTTAATCGAAGCGGACGTAAACTTAAAAGTAGTCAAAGAATTCGTAAAAAAAGTTAGTGAGCGCGCTGTCGGTGTAGATGTCATGAAGTCATTAACACCAGGGCAACAGGTCATTAAAATTGTACAAGATGAATTGACTATTTTAATGGGTGGCGAACAAAGCCCGATTAAATTTAGCAACCGTCCACCGACTGTCATTATGATGGTAGGTTTACAAGGTGCTGGTAAAACAACGACTACCGGAAAGTTAGCGAGTGTTTTACGTAAAAAATATAATAAAAAACCACTTTTAGTCGCTGCCGACGTCTATCGTCCAGCTGCGGTTCAGCAATTACAAACATTAGGAAAGCAATTATCATTACCAGTATTCTCGCTCGGAACTGATATTTCACCTGTGGAAATTGCGCGACAAGCGATCGAACATGCTAAAGAAGAGCATCATGATGTTGTGTTGATTGATACAGCCGGTCGTCTACATATTGACGAGGAACTGATGCAAGAATTAAAGGACATTCGTGCATTAAAAGAGCCAGATGAAGTGTTCTTAGTTGTTGATGCGATGACGGGTCAAGATGCTGTAAATGTTGCACAAAACTTTGATGATGCAGTTGGTATTACAGGTGTAGTTTTAACCAAGTTAGATGGTGACACACGTGGTGGTGCCGCGCTTTCGATTCGCTCTGTTACAGAAAAACCGATTAAATTTGTTGGTATGGGCGAAAAAATGGATGCACTTGAGCCATTCCACCCTGAACGTATGGCATCTCGTATTTTAGGGATGGGTGACGTTTTATCATTAATTGAAAAAGCACAGGCAAATGTAGACATGGAGAAAGCGAAAGAGCTTGAAGAAAAGTTCATGACGCAATCGTTTACATTTGATGATTTCATTGAGCAGCTACAAGCCGTGAAAAAAATGGGTCCATTAGATGAAATTTTAAAAATGTTACCAGGTGCAGGGAAAATGAAGGGCTTAGACAATGTCAAAGTCGATGAAAAGCAAATGGGTCGCATTGAAGCGATTATTTATTCAATGACACCTGCTGAAAAAACGACACCTGAAATTATGAATGCGAACCGGAAAAAACGGATTGCTCAAGGTTCAGGTACGTCGATTCAAGAAGTAAATCGCTTATTAAAGCAATTTGAAGAAATGAAAAAAATGATGAAACAAATGACTGGAATGGCGTCTGGAAAAGGGAAGAAAAAGATGAAAATGCCAGGCTTTGATTCATTATTTAAATAAATAATAAGGTGTTAAGAAAAAAACCTTTACAAACAACCAAGACATTGCTAATATAATATCTTGTGTGAAACTTATTCGGAGGTGCTTAAAAAATGGCAGTTAAAATTCGCTTAAAACGTATGGGAGCTAATAAATCTCCTTTCTATCGTATCGTAGTAGCAGACGCTCGTTCACCACGTGATGGTCGTCAAATCGAAACAGTAGGTACTTACAACCCACTTACTCAACCAGCTACAGTAAAAATCGATGAAGAGAAAGCTCTTAAATGGTTAGCTGACGGTGCTAAACCATCTGATACTGTACGTAACCTGTTCTCAGAACAAGGTATTATGGAAAAATTCCATAACGCTAAATATAGCAAATAATTCAGTAAATAACTCGGAGGTGGCTTTATGCAGCAGCTGA is drawn from Solibacillus sp. R5-41 and contains these coding sequences:
- the plsX gene encoding phosphate acyltransferase PlsX; the protein is MKLAVDGMGGDNAPQAIVQGVLLALADFPNVEIQLYGDEQKMAPFIQQHERLQVIHCAEVVEAEDDPARAVRRKKDSSMTRMLEAVAEGRAHACLSAGNTGALMAGGLFKVGRIDGVARPALATTLPTINGDGFLMLDLGANAEAKPENLLQYAIMGDIYVKKVRAQKSPRVGLLNIGTEEKKGNDLTKSAFTLLNEANFNFEGNVEARELLNGVADVVVTDGFTGNMVLKSIEGTAGTIFKMLKDSFMSSTKSKLAAVLVKNDLKQLKDKMDYTEYGGAALFGLKSPVIKAHGSSNPKAIYSAIRQAHIMVEHNVCETIAETIAQMPITE
- the fabD gene encoding ACP S-malonyltransferase; this encodes MTKIAFIFPGQGSQTVGMGAGFVASNEKSKGFYERADEVLGFALTDYMLNGPQEKLTLTYHAQPALLTTGVMIAQQLQDAGITPDFTAGHSLGEYSAFVVSNVLTFEDAVTTVHRRGVFMDEAVPAGQGAMAAILALDGETLAAVCQEVSDAGEVVQVANFNCPGQIVISGTKQGVDMACVKAKEAGAKRALPLVVSGPFHSSLMQLAADKLAAVVEELSLNEPQIPVVSNVTSQILTDVEQIKREMVDQVTNSVQWEKNIEKLIADGVTVFIECGPGKVLSGLVKKIDRSVQTYCVYDEESLAQVVEASKEWTQWV
- the fabG gene encoding 3-oxoacyl-[acyl-carrier-protein] reductase; the encoded protein is MGLTGKCAVVTGASRGIGRAIALELASQGAQVVVNYSGSAQQAQNVVEEIQALGGQAIAVQANVADTDSVQQLMKTAMDTFGSIDILVNNAGITRDNLLMRMKDDEWDDVINTNLKGVFLCTKAVTRQMMKQRAGRIINISSIVGVAGNPGQANYVAAKAGVIGLTKTTAQELASRNILVNAVAPGFITTEMTDGLPADLKDAMLKQIPLAKLGQPEDIAKAVAFFASNNANYITGQTLHIDGGMVMV
- the acpP gene encoding acyl carrier protein, which codes for MSTVVERVSKVIVDRLGVDESEVKAEASFRDDLGADSLDVVELVMELEDEFDMEISDEDAEKIATVGDAISYIEKKIS
- the rnc gene encoding ribonuclease III; translated protein: MMQRRKGNSLKAGVLPEKVRNQFQVIQEELNIHFQNTSLLHQAFTHSSYVNEHRRKLFTDNERLEFLGDAVLELSVSKYLFEKFPHMSEGELTKLRASIVCEPSLVIFANELNFGHFVLLGKGEELTGGRERPALLADVFESFVGALYLDQGLTAVVEFLERIVYPKVEIGAFSHVMDFKSQLQEIIQQTNNGLLHYEIVDEKGPAHNRTFVSRVLLNDQELGIGRGKSKKEAEQQAAQSAMQMLKQSKQEGE
- the smc gene encoding chromosome segregation protein SMC → MFLKRLEVVGFKSFAERVGIDFVPGVTAVVGPNGSGKSNVTDAIRWVLGEQSAKSLRGAKMEDVIFAGSESRKPLNFAEVTLVLDNADERIAIPYTEISVTRRVYRSGDSEYLLNNQQCRLKDITDLFMDSGLGKEAFSIISQGRVDEILNSRPDDRRSIFEEAAGVLKYKLRKKKAEHKLVETDENLNRVLDILHEIEVRLEPLKIQASSAKDYVRMTTELKDFDISLMVHDLLAHEKTLKVFVEEHQTLSTTEKKHATNIVALEEVINKIRTELKTIDDILDASQEQLVEASSEVERWEGRKALVNEKRSNAEKQIQQLRGNWTEAKHAVTDLELNEQEKRQQFTEKKEAVQQIRSALKQLEQALTRSATEIEEEIEEAKNTYINLLNEEATVKNELKNIEQQLTQEQESVERMSGRSTVMQKDLDQALILRDVTLKTLAQVEGTIKEQLGRYDIAQIQFKTVTADLDDKQALLYKAYQHHQQLKARKETLAELEADFSGFFHGVKEVLLARDRAQLQGIEGAVAELIQVNASYSQAIETALGAASQHIVTETEQHAQKAIGWLKQKRAGRATFLPKTVMRSRKLMPQQLMGVQDHPAFISLAYELVNFEEENRAIVENLLGNVLVAKNLEGASQIARLCGFKYRIVTLEGDIVNAGGSLTGGAVKQQSSLFSRKAELDKLTETLAEMNSTISIAEQTVATKKAEIVQLRHDLDEMKLQGDSMREQEQIHRAKLLELEMTVKNLQSTVSITQSEQSTLSSRKEVLYEQKERAQKRLAELKVELQTVQQNVDELTLAKTQSETQKDVLREQLAQQRSALAVAQEQLTQVQVSIASIELNLTKAQALVEKISQEIAWIESDDGLSGPSPEELEQTIVEWTNKKNVLNETIQQKRESRTALHEQVTETETQLQEVQRVHKSFVDALRSLELKRSRVEFEITNLQQQLLEQYDLDSISAQDEAIEIVEEEQVRRKVKLLKQSIEELGPVNLSAMDEFERVQERYVFLSEQREDLVAAQETLHQAISEMDHEMTDRFNETFKLIRKQFAISFRELFGGGTADLVLLEPDNLLETGIEIIAQPPGKNLQSLSLLSGGERALTAIALLFAILNTRPVPFCILDEVEAALDESNVARYSSYLRKFSEHTQFIVITHRKGTMEGADVLYGITMQESGVSKLVSVKLEEEADIVSQGSVKK
- the ftsY gene encoding signal recognition particle-docking protein FtsY, which gives rise to MSFFKRLKEKLIGGGEEKESLDQLDQTQPDTDNSQLQLTEKEEMDTPVEEHKLEEEAVIQAELPEKREEISKPEVMEVEQHEIVVNEEVVEEEEQPSAWSITQKFKAGLEKTRHSFTSKVNDLVARYRKVDEDFFEELEDVLLQADVGFETVMELMDKLRFEVQRKNIKDTKGIQALISEKLVEIYESGGENLTEIAMQPKGELTVILFVGVNGVGKTTTIGKLAHRLKSEGNTVVLAAGDTFRAGAIDQLQVWGERVGCEVIAQSEGSDPAAVMYDAIHAAKSRNADVLICDTAGRLQNKVNLMNELEKVHRVISREIPNAPHEVLLALDATTGQNALVQAQTFKEVTNVTGIVLTKLDGTAKGGIVLAIRNKLHIPVKFVGLGEKMDDLQPFDAERYVYGLFAEGLEKELNEVEND
- a CDS encoding putative DNA-binding protein, which produces MLLEKTTRMNFLFDFYQALLTEKQRSYMELYYLDDHSLGEIAESYSISRQAVYDNIRRTEAMLEEYEDKLRLFEKFQQRQQVLKQMTDAIKDGSSTVDEQLALVEQLKESD
- the ffh gene encoding signal recognition particle protein: MAFEGLAERLQGTIQKIKGKGKVTEQDVKEMMREVRFALIEADVNLKVVKEFVKKVSERAVGVDVMKSLTPGQQVIKIVQDELTILMGGEQSPIKFSNRPPTVIMMVGLQGAGKTTTTGKLASVLRKKYNKKPLLVAADVYRPAAVQQLQTLGKQLSLPVFSLGTDISPVEIARQAIEHAKEEHHDVVLIDTAGRLHIDEELMQELKDIRALKEPDEVFLVVDAMTGQDAVNVAQNFDDAVGITGVVLTKLDGDTRGGAALSIRSVTEKPIKFVGMGEKMDALEPFHPERMASRILGMGDVLSLIEKAQANVDMEKAKELEEKFMTQSFTFDDFIEQLQAVKKMGPLDEILKMLPGAGKMKGLDNVKVDEKQMGRIEAIIYSMTPAEKTTPEIMNANRKKRIAQGSGTSIQEVNRLLKQFEEMKKMMKQMTGMASGKGKKKMKMPGFDSLFK
- the rpsP gene encoding 30S ribosomal protein S16, translating into MAVKIRLKRMGANKSPFYRIVVADARSPRDGRQIETVGTYNPLTQPATVKIDEEKALKWLADGAKPSDTVRNLFSEQGIMEKFHNAKYSK